From a region of the Dickeya poaceiphila genome:
- a CDS encoding type 1 glutamine amidotransferase domain-containing protein, with translation MKILMVLTSHDQLGNTGNKTGFWLEEFAAPYYVFNDAGADIVLASPAGGQPPLDPKSDLPDFQTEHTHRFKADSVAQQALASTLKLDSVSMDDFDAVFYPGGHGPLWDLAESPTSIALIEAFERAGKPIGFVCHAPGVLRHVKAANGEPLIKGRRVTGFSNAEEAAVALTDVVPFLIEDEFQKLGGLYSKGPDWHPYLLEDGKLITGQNPASSEAVASALLKQLA, from the coding sequence ATGAAAATATTGATGGTATTAACGTCCCACGACCAACTGGGAAACACTGGCAACAAAACCGGCTTTTGGCTTGAAGAGTTTGCTGCGCCTTATTACGTGTTTAACGATGCGGGTGCCGACATTGTACTGGCATCACCCGCTGGTGGGCAGCCACCGCTGGACCCGAAAAGCGATTTGCCGGATTTTCAAACCGAGCATACCCATCGCTTCAAAGCGGATTCGGTAGCCCAGCAGGCACTGGCCTCTACGTTGAAACTGGACAGCGTCAGCATGGACGACTTTGATGCGGTGTTTTATCCGGGGGGCCATGGCCCACTGTGGGATTTAGCCGAATCGCCGACTTCAATTGCCCTGATCGAAGCGTTTGAACGCGCCGGGAAGCCCATCGGTTTCGTATGTCATGCTCCGGGCGTGCTGCGTCATGTCAAGGCGGCTAATGGCGAGCCGCTGATCAAAGGTCGCCGCGTCACCGGGTTTAGCAATGCGGAAGAAGCCGCGGTGGCATTAACCGATGTGGTGCCGTTTTTGATTGAAGATGAGTTTCAAAAACTGGGTGGCCTGTATTCCAAAGGGCCTGACTGGCACCCCTACCTTCTTGAAGATGGCAAGCTGATTACCGGCCAGAACCCGGCCAGCTCGGAAGCGGTTGCCAGCGCATTGTTAAAACAGCTAGCCTAA
- a CDS encoding YfcL family protein, with product MIAEFEARILTLIDNMVEHASDDELFASGYLRGHLTLAVAQAEAHGEQTAQALYTRVKDSLNQAINNGELSPPDQALVAQVWDTLYQQAQS from the coding sequence ATGATCGCAGAATTTGAGGCGCGCATCCTGACGCTAATTGACAACATGGTGGAGCACGCCAGCGATGATGAATTGTTTGCCAGCGGTTACCTGCGCGGCCACCTGACGTTGGCGGTGGCGCAAGCCGAAGCGCATGGCGAGCAGACGGCGCAGGCGCTGTATACACGAGTAAAAGACAGCCTGAATCAGGCGATTAACAATGGCGAACTGTCGCCGCCGGATCAGGCGCTGGTGGCCCAGGTTTGGGACACGCTCTACCAGCAGGCGCAATCGTAG
- a CDS encoding glutathione S-transferase family protein, translating to MAIKLHHLNESRSIRILWLLEEAQLPYELIRYQRNPNSHLAPEELKVIHPLGKSPVVEIDGKVIAESGAIVEYIISKYAPHLAPDVQDVCYADYLQWIHFAESSAMLPVLLKVFNQFEKKSGQPLYFLDDYAETEFRKVFSYLNDYLASREFIVGQRLTGADFMLGFVVQLVTERFNLGQQYPHILRYSTRLSEMPSWQKAKSLESAQG from the coding sequence ATGGCCATAAAGTTACATCATCTGAATGAGTCGCGCTCCATACGTATCCTCTGGTTGCTTGAAGAAGCACAGCTTCCTTATGAGCTGATCCGCTACCAACGCAACCCGAATTCACATTTGGCGCCGGAAGAACTGAAAGTGATCCACCCGCTGGGGAAATCACCGGTAGTAGAGATCGATGGCAAGGTGATTGCCGAATCGGGCGCAATTGTTGAGTACATCATCAGCAAGTACGCGCCACATCTGGCCCCGGATGTTCAGGATGTGTGTTATGCCGACTACCTGCAATGGATTCATTTTGCAGAAAGCTCGGCCATGCTGCCTGTATTACTGAAAGTGTTTAATCAGTTTGAGAAGAAAAGTGGTCAGCCATTGTACTTTCTGGATGACTATGCTGAAACGGAATTCAGAAAAGTGTTTTCTTATCTGAACGACTACCTTGCCTCGCGTGAGTTTATTGTCGGGCAACGTCTGACAGGCGCGGACTTTATGTTGGGCTTCGTGGTGCAGTTGGTCACGGAGCGGTTTAATCTGGGGCAGCAATACCCCCATATTCTCCGTTATTCAACGCGACTGTCTGAGATGCCGAGCTGGCAGAAAGCGAAAAGTCTGGAGTCCGCTCAGGGCTGA
- the aroC gene encoding chorismate synthase: MAGNSIGQFFRVTTFGESHGIALGCVVDGVPPGIPLTEADLQRDLDRRRPGTSRYTTQRREPDQVRILSGVFEGVTTGASIGLLIENTDQRSQDYSAIKDLFRPGHADYTYEQKYGIRDYRGGGRSSARETAMRVAAGAIAKKYLQQQYGVMIRGYLAQMGDVACELKDWAQVEQNPFFCPDPDKLDALDELMRELKKEGDSIGAKVTVVAESVPPGLGEPVFDRLDADLAHALMSINAVKGVEIGDGFAVVNRRGSENRDEITPEGFQSNHAGGILGGISSGQTITAHLALKPTSSITVPGRTITRDGEATEMITRGRHDPCVGIRAVPIAEAMMAIVLMDHLLRQRAQCGDVVCQVPRW, from the coding sequence ATGGCAGGAAACAGTATTGGTCAGTTTTTCCGTGTCACCACTTTTGGTGAGTCCCACGGTATTGCGCTGGGATGTGTGGTAGATGGCGTACCGCCGGGTATTCCGCTGACTGAGGCCGATTTGCAGCGCGACCTGGACCGCCGTCGTCCGGGTACGTCCCGTTATACCACCCAGCGTCGTGAGCCGGATCAGGTACGTATTCTGTCCGGGGTGTTTGAGGGAGTCACGACTGGTGCCAGTATTGGCTTGCTGATTGAAAATACCGATCAGCGGTCGCAGGACTATAGCGCTATCAAGGATCTCTTCCGCCCCGGTCATGCCGACTATACCTATGAGCAGAAATACGGTATCCGCGATTACCGTGGCGGTGGTCGATCTTCCGCCCGTGAAACCGCAATGCGCGTAGCGGCTGGCGCTATCGCCAAGAAATATCTGCAACAGCAGTATGGTGTGATGATCCGCGGCTATCTGGCGCAGATGGGCGATGTGGCGTGCGAGCTGAAAGATTGGGCGCAGGTGGAGCAAAATCCATTCTTTTGCCCGGACCCGGACAAACTCGACGCACTGGATGAGCTGATGCGCGAGCTGAAAAAAGAGGGCGATTCTATCGGCGCGAAGGTCACGGTGGTAGCGGAGTCCGTCCCGCCGGGGCTGGGTGAGCCGGTGTTTGACCGTCTTGATGCCGATCTGGCTCACGCGCTGATGAGCATCAATGCCGTGAAAGGCGTGGAGATTGGCGACGGCTTTGCGGTGGTGAACCGTCGCGGCAGCGAAAACCGTGATGAAATTACCCCGGAAGGCTTTCAGAGCAACCATGCCGGCGGCATTCTCGGTGGCATCAGCAGCGGTCAGACCATCACTGCCCATCTGGCGCTGAAACCCACTTCCAGCATTACCGTACCGGGCCGCACCATTACCCGTGACGGCGAGGCCACGGAAATGATCACTCGTGGTCGCCACGACCCGTGTGTGGGTATCCGTGCGGTGCCGATTGCCGAAGCGATGATGGCGATTGTTCTGATGGACCATCTGCTGCGTCAGCGTGCGCAGTGCGGGGATGTCGTGTGTCAGGTTCCTCGCTGGTAA
- a CDS encoding AraC family transcriptional regulator, producing the protein METTSSREEVQFHHLKELGGLEMLQARYHQQRFSRHSHENFCIGVIEAGAQRFYRTGGEHVAPTGDIILVNADEIHTGYAAVASGWSYRAIYPSPELLCHLSRDLRVPQGATPWFPDAVVHDPGLSAQLRLAFTLLPQTGNSLLKETLLFSSLSWLMMRYGKTRADERTLSQANPAILRAKAWLDDYPEQDTTLLQLAEITGLSPWHFLRQFKSLVGMTPHAYLVQARLRQARSLLIKGVGLSDTASRCGFSDQSHFNRHFKRAMGITPGEFVRTLT; encoded by the coding sequence ATGGAAACAACGTCGTCACGGGAAGAAGTACAGTTTCACCACCTGAAAGAATTAGGTGGGCTGGAAATGCTGCAGGCGCGTTACCACCAGCAGCGTTTTTCCCGCCATTCGCATGAAAATTTCTGTATTGGCGTGATTGAAGCAGGCGCTCAGCGCTTTTACCGCACCGGCGGGGAACATGTTGCGCCTACCGGCGATATTATTCTGGTCAACGCCGATGAAATTCATACCGGCTACGCCGCTGTCGCCAGCGGCTGGTCTTATCGCGCTATCTATCCTTCGCCGGAATTATTATGTCATCTGTCGCGTGACCTGCGCGTGCCTCAGGGCGCGACCCCGTGGTTTCCCGACGCAGTCGTGCATGATCCCGGTTTGTCTGCCCAATTGCGTCTGGCCTTTACCCTGCTGCCACAAACCGGCAATAGTCTGCTGAAGGAAACGCTGCTGTTTTCATCATTAAGCTGGCTAATGATGCGTTATGGGAAAACCCGTGCCGACGAACGCACGCTATCGCAAGCAAACCCGGCCATCCTGCGGGCAAAAGCATGGCTTGACGACTACCCGGAGCAGGATACTACGCTGTTGCAACTGGCAGAGATAACCGGTCTCAGTCCGTGGCATTTTCTCAGGCAATTTAAATCACTGGTGGGTATGACACCACACGCTTATCTGGTTCAGGCTCGCCTGCGTCAGGCACGTTCGCTCTTGATAAAGGGCGTCGGTCTGTCTGATACCGCCTCCCGGTGCGGCTTTTCCGACCAGAGCCATTTCAATCGCCATTTCAAACGCGCGATGGGCATCACGCCGGGTGAATTTGTCCGTACGCTGACATAA
- a CDS encoding methyl-accepting chemotaxis protein has protein sequence MNITQRLLLTFSLLSLALIALVMISLSLLSGFQSRADYVQDNAVASIKDLNNAVDKTNALVLFLYRYQTTADASKLPAIEQNLNKTIEDIKSINDYYMKNNISDEEDKNLTLASMENVKKLQSVLPTFLAAVKANQKDLSLSMLQGAGGPGEAVRDMLDTYRKQFALNVRIGDELRQTNTRIYNKSWVSLLSGALLTILLTSFLAVKTILSIRKSLGNMSRVMETASTTLDLTIKADDQRKDEIGITARAFNTLMQRVASTLASVSTTAQSVGSAAMQIAAGNEDLSSRTEQQAASLEETAASMTQISETVRQNAENTQQASMLAGNASKISVNSADSVTTMLETMDKIRTSGSKVTDIIALIEGIAFQTNILALNAAVEAARAGEQGRGFAVVAGEVRTLAQRSSTAAREIKDLIDTSNALILTGAEQAGDVGKNMSSMKEAIQQVTDLMSEISAATEEQSKGINQVHQAVNQMDDVTQQNASLVEEASAASHSLQEQAMILNQLVGQFTVGNHTAPALASGPSAPAPRLLSPAKKRVVTASETSWESF, from the coding sequence ATGAATATTACGCAACGCCTGTTACTAACGTTTTCATTGTTATCTCTGGCACTGATTGCACTGGTTATGATTAGCCTGTCACTGTTATCCGGCTTTCAATCTCGCGCCGATTATGTACAGGATAATGCTGTCGCCAGTATCAAGGACCTGAATAACGCCGTGGATAAAACCAATGCTCTGGTGCTTTTTCTCTACCGTTATCAGACCACAGCAGATGCCAGTAAATTACCTGCTATAGAACAAAATCTTAATAAAACCATTGAGGATATCAAATCGATCAATGACTACTATATGAAGAATAATATCTCCGATGAGGAAGACAAAAATCTGACCCTTGCGTCAATGGAGAATGTCAAAAAATTACAGTCGGTGTTACCGACTTTTCTGGCTGCCGTAAAAGCCAATCAGAAAGATCTCTCACTGAGCATGTTGCAGGGCGCTGGCGGGCCGGGTGAAGCCGTGCGCGACATGCTGGACACCTACCGCAAGCAGTTTGCTTTGAATGTCAGAATTGGTGATGAGCTGCGCCAGACGAATACACGAATTTATAACAAAAGCTGGGTCAGTTTATTAAGTGGCGCACTGTTAACTATATTGCTGACCAGCTTTCTGGCAGTAAAAACCATTCTCAGTATTCGAAAAAGCCTCGGCAACATGAGTCGGGTCATGGAAACTGCCAGCACCACCCTGGATCTGACCATTAAAGCAGACGACCAGCGCAAAGATGAAATCGGCATCACCGCACGAGCATTTAATACGCTGATGCAGCGCGTCGCCAGTACGTTGGCTTCCGTCAGCACCACTGCGCAATCAGTTGGCAGCGCCGCAATGCAAATCGCCGCCGGTAATGAAGACCTCTCTTCCCGGACCGAGCAACAAGCTGCCTCACTGGAAGAAACCGCCGCCAGCATGACGCAAATCAGCGAGACGGTGCGCCAGAATGCGGAAAACACCCAGCAAGCCAGTATGCTGGCGGGAAATGCCAGCAAGATATCAGTCAACAGTGCCGACTCGGTCACGACCATGCTGGAAACCATGGATAAGATCCGCACCAGTGGCAGTAAAGTCACCGATATTATCGCACTGATTGAAGGCATTGCGTTTCAAACCAATATCCTGGCGTTGAACGCCGCCGTAGAAGCCGCGCGTGCCGGAGAACAAGGACGCGGGTTTGCCGTCGTCGCCGGTGAAGTGCGCACACTGGCACAACGCTCCTCCACCGCTGCACGTGAAATCAAGGACTTGATTGATACCTCCAACGCCCTGATCCTAACCGGTGCCGAGCAGGCAGGTGATGTAGGCAAAAACATGTCATCCATGAAAGAGGCTATTCAGCAAGTCACCGATTTGATGAGTGAAATCTCTGCTGCCACCGAAGAGCAAAGCAAGGGGATCAATCAGGTTCATCAGGCAGTCAATCAGATGGATGATGTGACTCAACAGAACGCCTCGCTGGTCGAGGAAGCCTCTGCGGCGTCTCATTCCCTGCAAGAGCAGGCCATGATCTTAAACCAGTTGGTTGGGCAGTTTACGGTCGGTAACCATACGGCTCCCGCGTTAGCGAGCGGTCCCTCGGCACCGGCACCACGCCTTCTTTCACCGGCGAAAAAGCGTGTGGTTACCGCTAGCGAAACGAGTTGGGAAAGTTTCTAA
- the mepA gene encoding penicillin-insensitive murein endopeptidase has translation MKINRIGIAALLFCSTALAKTPWQAITHPVAGQPQAIGSFANGCIVGAQPLPLQSPDYQVMRIDQRRYFGHPDLLAFINRLSTNVHRTTGGIVLIGDMGMPAGGRFNGGHASHQSGLDVDIWLQLPRQRWSQQQLLQPQPLDLVLADGKNVNPRVWSPDVVKLVKTAAQDNDVTRIFVNPAIKKQLCLEAGSDRNWLHKVRPWFAHRAHMHVRLRCPPESLECQDQDAPPAGDGCGAELNSWFQPRKPGVEPPVKKAPPPLPPSCQALLDSHLIAE, from the coding sequence ATGAAAATAAACAGGATTGGGATAGCTGCGCTGCTGTTTTGCAGCACTGCGCTGGCGAAGACACCGTGGCAGGCGATCACTCACCCGGTAGCGGGGCAGCCTCAGGCTATTGGTTCGTTTGCCAATGGCTGCATCGTCGGCGCACAGCCGCTGCCGTTGCAGTCGCCTGATTATCAGGTGATGCGTATTGATCAACGACGTTACTTCGGTCATCCGGACTTGCTGGCGTTCATCAACCGCCTCAGTACCAATGTGCACCGCACTACCGGCGGCATCGTGCTGATCGGTGATATGGGGATGCCGGCCGGCGGGCGGTTCAATGGCGGCCATGCCAGCCATCAGTCCGGGCTGGATGTGGATATTTGGCTGCAACTGCCGCGTCAGCGCTGGAGCCAACAGCAGTTACTGCAGCCGCAGCCGCTGGATCTGGTGCTGGCGGACGGTAAAAACGTTAACCCCCGCGTATGGTCGCCGGACGTCGTCAAACTGGTGAAAACGGCAGCGCAGGATAATGACGTCACACGTATCTTTGTTAACCCAGCCATCAAAAAACAGCTATGTCTGGAAGCCGGTAGTGATCGCAACTGGCTGCACAAGGTAAGGCCATGGTTTGCGCATCGTGCTCACATGCATGTGCGGCTGCGTTGTCCGCCAGAAAGCCTGGAGTGTCAGGATCAGGATGCGCCACCGGCGGGAGACGGCTGCGGCGCTGAGTTGAACAGCTGGTTCCAGCCACGTAAACCGGGTGTTGAACCTCCGGTCAAAAAGGCACCGCCACCGCTGCCGCCTTCCTGTCAGGCGTTGCTTGATAGTCATCTGATTGCGGAGTAA
- a CDS encoding elongation factor P hydroxylase — translation MTMLTETASTHHYDQLITIFNQCFSEEYNTRLVKGDDEPIYLPADKQAPYHRIVFAHGFYASAMHEISHWCIAGEERRKLVDFGYWYCPDGRDAATQSQFEVVEIKPQALEWMFCVAAGFPFNVSCDNLNGDVDPDRIAFQRRVHAQVMIYLQQGVSSRPARFIQELQAFYHTAPQTAASFPYPADL, via the coding sequence ATGACGATGTTGACTGAAACTGCAAGCACTCACCACTACGACCAGTTGATCACTATTTTCAACCAGTGTTTTAGTGAGGAATACAACACCCGCCTGGTGAAAGGCGACGATGAGCCTATCTATCTGCCTGCTGATAAGCAGGCGCCGTATCACCGGATTGTGTTTGCACACGGGTTTTATGCCAGCGCCATGCACGAGATTTCTCACTGGTGTATTGCCGGTGAAGAACGGCGCAAATTAGTGGATTTTGGCTACTGGTATTGCCCGGACGGGCGTGATGCCGCGACCCAAAGCCAGTTCGAGGTGGTGGAAATTAAACCGCAGGCGCTGGAGTGGATGTTTTGCGTGGCTGCCGGCTTCCCATTTAATGTCAGTTGCGACAACCTCAATGGCGATGTTGACCCAGACCGCATCGCCTTTCAGCGCCGGGTACACGCGCAGGTGATGATTTATCTGCAACAAGGGGTATCCAGCCGGCCTGCGCGTTTTATTCAGGAGTTACAGGCGTTTTACCACACTGCGCCGCAAACTGCGGCGAGCTTTCCTTATCCGGCTGATCTGTGA
- a CDS encoding sulfite exporter TauE/SafE family protein, whose translation MEWFMVGPDILAWLFLASVIAGFVDSIAGGGGLLSIPVLLAAGLSPAQVLATNKLQAVGGSFSASLYFIRRKAVDMKILRLTVPLTFLGAVFGAWLIQQIHADFLRKLLPVLVIGIGLYFLLMPKVGDDDRHARLSLLPFSLLGGACVGFYDGFFGPGAGSFYALAYVTLLGFNLSKATAHAKVLNFTSNFGSLLFFMLGGQVVWGIGLVMLAGQIIGARLGARMVLTKGQKLIRPMLVIMSALMSIKLIHDNHGSEIARWLGQLF comes from the coding sequence ATGGAGTGGTTCATGGTGGGGCCAGACATTCTGGCGTGGTTGTTTCTGGCTAGCGTGATCGCCGGTTTTGTGGATTCAATTGCCGGCGGCGGCGGGTTATTGTCTATCCCAGTGCTGCTGGCGGCGGGGTTATCGCCTGCGCAGGTGCTGGCGACCAACAAGTTGCAGGCCGTGGGCGGTTCCTTTTCCGCCAGCCTGTATTTCATCCGTCGCAAAGCGGTGGATATGAAAATACTCCGGCTGACTGTGCCGTTGACCTTCCTGGGCGCGGTATTCGGCGCCTGGTTGATTCAACAGATTCATGCTGATTTCCTGCGAAAATTGCTGCCGGTGCTGGTGATCGGCATTGGTCTCTATTTTTTGCTGATGCCGAAAGTAGGAGATGATGATCGCCATGCTCGTCTGTCGCTGTTGCCGTTTTCTCTGTTGGGCGGTGCCTGCGTCGGGTTTTACGACGGTTTTTTCGGGCCGGGCGCGGGGTCGTTTTATGCGTTGGCGTATGTCACCTTGCTGGGGTTCAACCTGTCGAAAGCCACCGCACACGCCAAAGTGCTTAATTTTACTTCCAACTTCGGCAGCCTGCTGTTTTTCATGCTGGGCGGCCAGGTGGTATGGGGTATTGGTCTGGTGATGCTAGCTGGGCAAATTATCGGCGCCCGGCTGGGAGCCAGAATGGTGCTCACCAAAGGGCAGAAACTGATTCGCCCGATGCTGGTGATCATGTCTGCTTTGATGAGTATTAAATTGATTCATGACAACCACGGCAGCGAAATTGCGCGTTGGTTGGGACAGCTATTCTAA
- the prmB gene encoding 50S ribosomal protein L3 N(5)-glutamine methyltransferase → MDKIFVDEAVNDLHTIQDMLRWAVSRFNAADVYYGHGTDNPWDEALQLVLPTLFLPIDIPEDMYLARLTSSERHRIVERVIRRVNERIPVAYLTNKAWFCGLEFYVDERVLVPRSPVGELINNRFASLLANAPRHILDLCTGSGCIAIACAQAFPEAEVDAVDISAEALAVTEQNIQQHGMEYNVTPIRSDLFRDLPAIQYDLIVTNPPYVDAEDMADLPQEYRFEPELGLAAGSDGLKLVRRILACAPDYLTEEGVLICEVGNSMVHLMEQYPDIPFTWLEFDNGGDGVFMLTRAQLLDCQEHFRLYRD, encoded by the coding sequence TTGGACAAAATTTTCGTCGATGAGGCGGTCAACGATCTGCATACCATTCAGGATATGCTGCGCTGGGCAGTAAGCCGGTTTAACGCCGCTGACGTCTACTACGGCCACGGTACCGATAATCCGTGGGATGAAGCGTTGCAGTTGGTGCTGCCCACGCTGTTTCTGCCTATCGATATTCCGGAAGATATGTACCTTGCCCGGCTGACCTCCAGCGAGCGTCACCGTATCGTTGAGCGGGTGATCCGCCGTGTCAATGAACGTATTCCGGTGGCTTATCTGACGAATAAAGCCTGGTTCTGCGGACTGGAGTTTTATGTCGACGAGCGGGTACTGGTACCCCGTTCGCCGGTTGGCGAACTGATCAACAATCGTTTTGCATCGCTGTTGGCCAACGCGCCGCGTCACATTCTTGATTTGTGTACCGGTAGCGGTTGTATCGCCATCGCCTGCGCGCAGGCTTTCCCCGAAGCGGAAGTGGATGCAGTGGATATTTCTGCCGAGGCGCTGGCGGTGACCGAGCAGAATATCCAGCAGCACGGCATGGAATACAACGTTACCCCGATCCGTTCCGATCTGTTCCGTGACTTGCCGGCGATTCAGTATGATCTGATTGTCACTAATCCGCCCTACGTGGATGCAGAAGACATGGCCGACTTGCCGCAGGAATACCGCTTCGAGCCGGAGTTGGGGCTGGCGGCGGGCAGCGACGGCCTGAAGCTGGTTCGCCGGATTTTGGCGTGCGCGCCGGATTACCTTACCGAAGAGGGGGTATTGATTTGCGAAGTCGGCAACAGCATGGTGCACCTGATGGAACAGTATCCGGACATTCCGTTCACCTGGCTGGAATTCGACAATGGCGGCGATGGCGTCTTCATGCTAACGCGTGCTCAATTGCTTGATTGTCAGGAACATTTCCGTCTTTATCGGGATTAA
- a CDS encoding AzlC family ABC transporter permease: protein MSFSPFTVLLRRYSSNSASSRFLSGAVAMLPLCVAVIPWGILAGSMAVQAGLTFWQEIGMSAIIFAGAAQLVTLGLLMSGSSAVTILLTVMVITAQHLIYGLTLRPTIAPLKARYRLLLGFLLTDELFALAMAAKARLTTAYLLGAGLTFYLCWVVCSLAGIVMAHAIPNLERYHLDFSIVATFITLVVPMVKRLPVLAGTLFSLCMSMLLACWRIEGAIMIAGLGGMAVSVLTARLTGATS, encoded by the coding sequence ATGTCATTTTCACCTTTCACCGTCTTATTACGACGATACTCGTCGAACTCAGCATCCAGCCGCTTCCTCAGCGGCGCAGTCGCCATGCTGCCACTGTGTGTTGCGGTGATTCCCTGGGGTATTCTCGCCGGCTCAATGGCCGTTCAGGCTGGACTGACATTTTGGCAAGAGATAGGCATGTCAGCGATTATCTTTGCCGGTGCAGCACAACTGGTAACGCTTGGCCTGCTGATGTCCGGCAGCAGCGCAGTGACCATCTTACTGACTGTGATGGTGATTACCGCCCAGCATCTGATTTATGGCCTGACGCTACGCCCCACTATTGCACCGTTGAAGGCGCGTTATCGCTTGTTGCTCGGTTTTCTGCTGACCGACGAACTGTTTGCGCTGGCAATGGCAGCGAAAGCACGACTGACCACCGCTTACCTGCTCGGCGCAGGGCTGACGTTCTATTTGTGCTGGGTAGTATGCAGCCTGGCGGGGATAGTAATGGCTCATGCAATTCCCAATCTTGAGCGTTACCACCTGGATTTTTCCATCGTGGCGACCTTTATTACGCTGGTAGTGCCGATGGTGAAACGCCTGCCGGTGCTGGCGGGAACGTTGTTTTCACTGTGTATGTCGATGCTGCTCGCCTGCTGGCGCATCGAAGGGGCTATCATGATTGCCGGATTGGGCGGTATGGCCGTTTCCGTTCTGACGGCACGACTTACAGGAGCAACATCATGA
- a CDS encoding AzlD domain-containing protein encodes MSWGLLLLLALVVFAYRYVFLDPGVPVRLPALFREALNYSAPCLLTAICGPVILLHQEALRPFPDNPYLWGAVSSVVIALLVRHTMLAVMGSLGVFYLLCFWLQ; translated from the coding sequence ATGAGTTGGGGATTATTACTGCTGTTGGCGCTTGTTGTGTTTGCTTATCGCTACGTTTTTCTGGACCCCGGCGTTCCGGTCAGGCTACCGGCTTTGTTCCGGGAAGCGCTCAACTACTCAGCACCTTGTTTGCTGACGGCCATTTGCGGCCCGGTGATCCTGCTACATCAGGAGGCGCTGCGCCCCTTCCCCGATAATCCGTATTTGTGGGGGGCGGTGAGCAGCGTAGTGATTGCTTTGCTGGTCCGCCATACCATGCTGGCGGTGATGGGAAGTCTGGGGGTGTTTTATCTGCTCTGCTTCTGGCTGCAATAG